In the Nicotiana tabacum cultivar K326 chromosome 16, ASM71507v2, whole genome shotgun sequence genome, one interval contains:
- the LOC107820663 gene encoding putative membrane-associated kinase regulator 4 has product MEDAQNNAEEDYIELEVINSSNSTISLFHFKTNSPPQAPRSSEFEFQMLSSNFIDSKDTNTSISTADELFYNGKLLPLHLPFRLQMLENILHNSTITTYPIYSHRWDLGRVANTQTLPLSYAGREDVSERPSARVSNILRNSSKNKSLHISKSFDDLEQSFNTPFFQSCNVSCELNNPQDYLFGYSTDDEIISRKSKWTSRKLRLIKNLSFDSKIKSSKGYLKCLINNSVKLVAKNEIFGKIIHNKGAYNQRKSSFSGAIKRFLTSKSSSSSSCGSSNNSNGINQDVHNLLMRRRNVYYSEVEDENPIQAAIAHCKNSQQQKFHSRKSNGSELGLGSSVSASKLIFQEQERSGLCRG; this is encoded by the coding sequence ATGGAAGATGCACAAAATAATGCAGAAGAAGATTACATAGAATTGGAGGTAATTAACTCATCAAATTCCACCATTTCTTTGTTCCATTTCAAAACCAACTCTCCACCACAAGCACCAAGATCATCAGAATTTGAATTCCAAATGTTGTCTAGTAATTTTATTGATAGTAAAGACACTAATACATCAATATCTACAGCTGATGAACTCTTTTACAATGGCAAACTCCTCCCACTTCACCTCCCTTTTCGTTTACAAATGCTTGAGAATATCCTTCACaattcaacaataacaacatacccaatCTATTCCCACAGGTGGGATTTGGGGAGGGTAGCGaatacgcaaaccttacccctatcttatGCAGGTAGAGAGGATGTTTCTGAAAGACCCTCAGCTCGTGTAAGCAATATCCTTCGCAATTCAAGCAAAAACAAATCTCTTCATATTAGCAAAAGTTTTGATGATCTTGAACAATCTTTTAACACCCCATTTTTCCAATCTTGTAATGTTAGTTGTGAACTCAATAATCCACAAGATTACTTGTTTGGCTACTCAACAGATGATGAAATTATTTCAAGAAAATCAAAGTGGACTTCAAGAAAGCTTAGGCTTATCAAGAACCTCTCATTTGATTCAAAAATTAAGTCTTCAAAAGGTTATCTCAAGTGTTTGATTAATAATAGTGTTAAATTAGTAGCCAAGAATGAAATATTTGGGAAAATTATTCATAATAAAGGTGCATATAATCAAAGAAAGTCATCATTCTCAGGAGCTATTAAAAGGTTCTTGACATctaaatcttcttcttcttcttcttgtggcTCCTCAAATAACTCAAATGGGATTAATCAAGATGTGCATAATTTGTTAATGAGGAGGAGAAATGTGTATTATTCCGAGGTTGAAGATGAGAATCCAATTCAGGCTGCAATTGCTCACTGTAAAAATTCTCAACAACAGAAGTTCCATTCAAGAAAGAGTAATGGAAGTGAGCTTGGACTTGGCAGCTCAGTGTCAGCTTCCAAGTTGATCTTTCAAGAACAAGAAAGATCAGGACTTTGCAGGGGTTAG